The following are encoded in a window of Platichthys flesus chromosome 19, fPlaFle2.1, whole genome shotgun sequence genomic DNA:
- the LOC133975373 gene encoding proteinase-activated receptor 1-like: protein MLQVFPAVLVLVCACANSAGINSDQTFPQLHITTCHEVQTVHKLYWSNKICFIILCCIIFFLPLLIIVVSYTSTLKKTEEASLTDRSFFFAVPIGTPNKVPESDNSNSSTLMHNETNINGTGMLNVTSTKRVEISEEALLFLKGSVSNILIPSFYTLVCLLSLPINICAVVAFTLKIKPKKTAAIYMLNLACADLLFAVLLPFKIFYHFGGNNWIFGSLMCRVVTAAFYWNMYCSVLLITCISVDRLLAVVYPIDSLPWRTPGNAIMACVAMWILSFAGTVPLVLHDQTFPLSQLNITTCHDVQSVHKVIWYYKFYFIALCCAFFFLPLLVTVGSYTRVIWALSRVPRGVLGCSRRRTRAMVMAGTVLVIFVLCFTPTNCLLIAHYLQFNGGAEAIQESTDASYAAYLVFMCLGSLNCLLDPLVYYFGSSQCQKQLSSTLRCEKIFEGFSGHSFSGLSSRLTRIGTT from the exons ATGCTTCAAGTGTTTCCAGCAGTGCTGGTtctggtgtgtgcatgtgctaaCTCAGCTGGGATCAACAGCG ACCAGACTTTTCCCCAGCTGCACATCACCACCTGCCACGAAGTCCAGACTGTGCACAAGCTATATTGGTCCAATAAGATCTGCTTCATCATCCTGTGCTGCATCATCTTCTTCCTGCCTCTTCTCATCATTGTGGTGTCCTACACTT ctacACTGAAGAAGACGGAAGAAGCTTCGTTGACAGATAGGTCATTCTTCTTTGCAGTTCCAATTGGAACGCCAAATAAGGTTCCTGAAAGTGATAACAGTAACAGCAGCACATTGATGCATAATGAAACCAACATCAACGGAACGGGGATGCTGAATGTAACCAGCACCAAGAGGGTGGAAATCTCTGAAGAGGCACTGTTGTTTCTCAAAGGCTCTGTGTCCAACATCCTCATCCCTTCCTTCTACACACTGGTCTGCCTCCTCAGCTTGCCGATCAACATTTGTGCAGTGGTGGCCTTCACTCTGAAGATCAAACCCAAGAAGACGGCGGCCATCTACATGTTGAATCTGGCCTGTGCCGATCTGCTCTTTGCTGTGCTGCTCCCCTTCAAGATCTTCTACCACTTTGGCGGCAACAACTGGATATTCGGCTCACTCATGTGCCGTGTGGTAACTGCAGCCTTCTACTGGAACATGTATTGCTCTGTTCTGCTCATAACTTGCATCAGTGTGGACCGTCTCCTTGCTGTAGTCTATCCTATTGACTCTCTGCCTTGGAGGACGCCAGGGAACGCAATCATGGCCTGCGTCGCCATGTGGATATTATCCTTCGCTGGCACTGTGCCCCTTGTCCTCCACGACCAGACTTTTCCCCTCAGTCAGCTGAACATCACCACCTGCCACGACGTCCAGTCTGTCCACAAGGTAATCTGGTACTACAAGTTCTACTTCATCGCCCTGTGCTGCGCCTTcttcttcctgcctctgctcGTCACAGTGGGGTCTTACACTCGTGTGATATGGGCACTGAGCAGAGTCCCACGTGGCGTCTTAGGATGTTCACGCAGGAGAACAAGAGCCATGGTGATGGCTGGAACAGTGCTGGTGATATTTGTGCTGTGTTTCACACCAACAAACTGTCTACTGATTGCCCACTATCTGCAATTTAACGGAGGTGCTGAGGCGATCCAAGAGAGCACTGATGCCTCCTACGCAGCATATCTAGTGTTTATGTGTTTAGGAAGTCTGAACTGCCTCCTGGATCCCCTGGTCTACTACTTTGGCTCATCCCAGTGCCAGAAACAACTATCCAGCACACTGAGGTGTGAGAAGATTTTTGAGGGCTTTAGTGGACATTCCTTTTCTGGCCTCAGTAGTCGTTTAACTAGGATCGGAACAACCTGA